The Setaria italica strain Yugu1 chromosome IX, Setaria_italica_v2.0, whole genome shotgun sequence genome has a window encoding:
- the LOC101769465 gene encoding rhomboid-like protein 15 isoform X2 — translation MRPNIITEAGIPTRLNQWWSSIPFVTSGVVLICGAIYLLCLLIGYDSYAEICFLPSAVASHFQVYRFYTSVLFHGSVLHVLFNMLALVPLGTELERIMGSVRLLFLMFLLATTNAILHLTIAFLVAYNPLSPVPNLADECSIGFSGVIFSMIVIETSLSGVQSRSVFGLFNVPAKWYAWILLVLFQFLASNVSLLGHLCGILSGFAYTYGLFNYLLPGPSFYSKIEGLSASICVRRPGFILCTGGTTYGQLPTYSNTSAAPSALINGNFLRNISSWMPNRQTSTVQEGEDPRFPGRAQTLGSAGAEPTAREANANLHARHTVANTVRADATVTADQVDTFDEELKKLVGMGFEKTQAEVALAAADGDPNVAIEILMSQQV, via the exons ATGCGCCCCAACATCATCACCGAG GCTGGGATTCCAACTAGGTTGAATCAGTGGTGGAGCAGCATTCCGTTCGTTACTTCTGGTGTTGTCTTGATATGTGGAGCAATTTATCTGCTGTGCTTGTTGATCGGCTATGACTCCTATGCCGAGATATGCTTCTTGCCTTCTGCAGTAGCATCACATTTTCAAG TGTACAGGTTCTACACATCTGTTCTCTTTCATGGTTCCGTGCTTCATGTGCTATTCAACATGCTTGCATTGGTACCCTTGGGCACCGAGTTGGAGAGAATTATGGGATCAGTCCGTCTCTTATTCTTGATGTTCCTTCTTGCAACAACAAATGCAATTCTCCATCTGACAATTGCTTTCTTGGTGGCTTACAATCCTCTGTCCCCTGTTCCAAATCTTGCGGATGAATGCTCCATTGGCTTTTCTGGAGTTATATTCTCAATGATAGTCATCGAAACAAGTCTGAGTGGTGTTCAATCGCGAAG TGTCTTCGGCCTCTTCAATGTTCCTGCAAAATG GTATGCATGGATTTTGCTGGTACTGTTTCAGTTTCTTGCAAGCAATGTTTCACTGCTGGGCCACCTGTGCGGCATCTTATCGGGATTTGCAT ACACTTATGGGCTGTTCAACTACTTGCTTCCTGGACCATCATTTTATTCTAAAATCGAGGGCTTGTCAGCA TCTATTTGTGTGAGGCGTCCTGGCTTTATTCTATGTACTGGAGGGACTACATATGGCCAGCTTCCTACATACTctaacacatctgccgcaccaAG TGCTCTCATAAATGGAAATTTCTTGAGAAATATATCTTCATGGATGCCAAACAGGCAGACATCCACTGTTCAG GAAGGAGAAGACCCCAGGTTTCCAGGGAGAGCACAGACGCTTGGTTCTGCAGGAGCTGAACCCACTGCAAGAGAGGCAAATGCAAATTTGCATGCGAG GCATACAGTTGCAAACACTGTCAGAGCTGATGCAACAGTAACAGCTGATCAG gttgatacatttgatgaagaACTAAAGAAGCTGGTTGGTATGGGCTTTGAAAAG ACTCAGGCTGAGGTTGCTCTTGCTGCGGCTGATGGAGATCCAAATGTTGCCATTGAGATTCTGATGAGTCAGCAG GTTTGA
- the LOC101769465 gene encoding rhomboid-like protein 15 isoform X1 — protein sequence MRPNIITEAGIPTRLNQWWSSIPFVTSGVVLICGAIYLLCLLIGYDSYAEICFLPSAVASHFQVYRFYTSVLFHGSVLHVLFNMLALVPLGTELERIMGSVRLLFLMFLLATTNAILHLTIAFLVAYNPLSPVPNLADECSIGFSGVIFSMIVIETSLSGVQSRSVFGLFNVPAKWYAWILLVLFQFLASNVSLLGHLCGILSGFAYTYGLFNYLLPGPSFYSKIEGLSASICVRRPGFILCTGGTTYGQLPTYSNTSAAPSALINGNFLRNISSWMPNRQTSTVQEGEDPRFPGRAQTLGSAGAEPTAREANANLHARLLDNTTPSDPLTNSQHTVANTVRADATVTADQVDTFDEELKKLVGMGFEKTQAEVALAAADGDPNVAIEILMSQQV from the exons ATGCGCCCCAACATCATCACCGAG GCTGGGATTCCAACTAGGTTGAATCAGTGGTGGAGCAGCATTCCGTTCGTTACTTCTGGTGTTGTCTTGATATGTGGAGCAATTTATCTGCTGTGCTTGTTGATCGGCTATGACTCCTATGCCGAGATATGCTTCTTGCCTTCTGCAGTAGCATCACATTTTCAAG TGTACAGGTTCTACACATCTGTTCTCTTTCATGGTTCCGTGCTTCATGTGCTATTCAACATGCTTGCATTGGTACCCTTGGGCACCGAGTTGGAGAGAATTATGGGATCAGTCCGTCTCTTATTCTTGATGTTCCTTCTTGCAACAACAAATGCAATTCTCCATCTGACAATTGCTTTCTTGGTGGCTTACAATCCTCTGTCCCCTGTTCCAAATCTTGCGGATGAATGCTCCATTGGCTTTTCTGGAGTTATATTCTCAATGATAGTCATCGAAACAAGTCTGAGTGGTGTTCAATCGCGAAG TGTCTTCGGCCTCTTCAATGTTCCTGCAAAATG GTATGCATGGATTTTGCTGGTACTGTTTCAGTTTCTTGCAAGCAATGTTTCACTGCTGGGCCACCTGTGCGGCATCTTATCGGGATTTGCAT ACACTTATGGGCTGTTCAACTACTTGCTTCCTGGACCATCATTTTATTCTAAAATCGAGGGCTTGTCAGCA TCTATTTGTGTGAGGCGTCCTGGCTTTATTCTATGTACTGGAGGGACTACATATGGCCAGCTTCCTACATACTctaacacatctgccgcaccaAG TGCTCTCATAAATGGAAATTTCTTGAGAAATATATCTTCATGGATGCCAAACAGGCAGACATCCACTGTTCAG GAAGGAGAAGACCCCAGGTTTCCAGGGAGAGCACAGACGCTTGGTTCTGCAGGAGCTGAACCCACTGCAAGAGAGGCAAATGCAAATTTGCATGCGAGGTTGTTGGATAACACAACTCCAAGTGACCCCCTAACGAATTCACA GCATACAGTTGCAAACACTGTCAGAGCTGATGCAACAGTAACAGCTGATCAG gttgatacatttgatgaagaACTAAAGAAGCTGGTTGGTATGGGCTTTGAAAAG ACTCAGGCTGAGGTTGCTCTTGCTGCGGCTGATGGAGATCCAAATGTTGCCATTGAGATTCTGATGAGTCAGCAG GTTTGA